One Syntrophobacterales bacterium genomic region harbors:
- a CDS encoding iron-containing alcohol dehydrogenase: protein MKYPEIAFEPFFTWVNRPRILYAPGVRKEIGFEMSQLGGTRVALFTDRGLVNAGVAEMVIAEVKNSVLELAGVFDGVLQDARIEVINAGAAFYRSVNADCLIAVGGGSVMDTAKAVNIMIGSGDHDFQPLADQAGLWDGAKPLAPHIAFPTTAGTGCEITSAMVVLDTKAKAKLSVTHPYCNADLALLDPELTFKLPPKITAFTGMDALTHAIEAALSTGAEPIADALSLHAIRLIFKYLPKAVREPQNSEARGNMMLASTMAAMGFGNTMTGAVHALAHALGALYGIPHGLANAIMLPHVMAFNIIDERSEKFRMIADAMGIEVGKMDPQMAAAAAVEAVKQLLATIGLSETLKDFAVPTDRDALQPLVELAAADGQIGYNPRYVEEDDILTLYQQAH, encoded by the coding sequence ATGAAATATCCGGAAATTGCCTTTGAACCTTTTTTTACCTGGGTAAACCGGCCGCGGATCCTCTACGCGCCGGGCGTTCGCAAGGAGATCGGCTTTGAGATGTCGCAACTCGGTGGAACGAGAGTCGCCCTCTTTACCGACCGGGGGCTCGTCAATGCGGGCGTTGCGGAGATGGTCATCGCCGAGGTCAAAAACTCCGTTTTGGAGCTGGCCGGCGTGTTTGACGGCGTTCTGCAGGACGCCCGGATCGAGGTAATCAACGCCGGGGCGGCCTTTTACCGCAGCGTCAACGCCGACTGCCTGATTGCCGTTGGCGGCGGGAGCGTGATGGACACCGCCAAGGCGGTGAACATCATGATCGGCAGCGGCGATCATGACTTTCAACCCCTCGCCGATCAGGCGGGGCTGTGGGACGGGGCAAAGCCGCTTGCCCCCCATATCGCCTTTCCCACGACGGCGGGAACCGGTTGCGAAATCACCAGCGCGATGGTTGTCCTCGATACCAAAGCGAAGGCGAAGCTTTCGGTCACGCATCCTTACTGCAACGCCGATCTCGCGCTGCTCGATCCGGAGCTGACCTTCAAACTTCCCCCCAAAATAACCGCGTTTACCGGGATGGATGCGCTGACCCATGCGATAGAAGCGGCGCTCTCCACCGGCGCGGAACCGATTGCCGACGCACTGTCGCTGCACGCGATCCGCCTGATCTTCAAATATCTGCCTAAGGCGGTGCGCGAACCCCAAAACAGCGAAGCCCGAGGCAATATGATGCTGGCCAGCACGATGGCGGCCATGGGGTTCGGAAACACGATGACCGGGGCGGTGCACGCCCTGGCCCATGCCCTCGGCGCCCTTTATGGAATCCCTCATGGGCTGGCCAATGCGATCATGCTGCCGCATGTAATGGCCTTCAATATTATTGATGAAAGAAGCGAAAAATTCCGGATGATTGCCGACGCGATGGGGATCGAGGTCGGAAAGATGGATCCACAGATGGCCGCCGCAGCAGCCGTCGAGGCGGTGAAACAGTTGCTGGCGACGATTGGCTTGTCCGAGACGCTGAAGGATTTCGCCGTTCCGACGGACCGGGACGCCCTGCAGCCCTTGGTGGAGCTCGCAGCCGCCGACGGGCAGATCGGCTACAATCCGCGGTATGTCGAGGAAGACGATATCTTAACCCTCTATCAGCAGGCTCATTAG
- a CDS encoding SCP2 sterol-binding domain-containing protein, with protein sequence MLYWKDSQEAVTAITGLFAGVANDPELGESMKKVNQLILFDYSESGPGCAIWVDTRNGKYEFGAGDPPGAPDLIMSLSADDAHLSWLNKLNPVMAITRKKIRVKGSATGLLKLAPKLKKVAVIYEQVLKELGMEDKIVK encoded by the coding sequence ATGCTATACTGGAAGGATTCACAAGAGGCGGTAACCGCAATCACAGGGCTTTTCGCAGGAGTGGCCAATGATCCGGAGCTGGGAGAGTCGATGAAAAAGGTCAATCAACTAATACTTTTCGATTATTCTGAAAGCGGGCCGGGCTGCGCGATCTGGGTTGACACCCGCAACGGCAAGTACGAATTCGGCGCCGGCGATCCTCCGGGCGCGCCGGATTTGATCATGAGCCTCTCCGCGGATGACGCCCATCTGTCCTGGCTAAACAAGCTCAACCCGGTTATGGCGATCACCCGCAAAAAGATCCGGGTGAAGGGTTCTGCGACCGGGCTCTTGAAGCTGGCCCCGAAGCTCAAAAAGGTTGCCGTTATCTACGAGCAGGTTTTGAAAGAGCTGGGGATGGAAGACAAGATCGTCAAATAA
- a CDS encoding AAA family ATPase, with translation MAIIVFANRDDICHIEHMISDNLKYVIRQFVERVLPACKPRELVIPTGTGKVVGLAGVRRSGKTFLFFDAIQRLALQRVDRRRIMYLNFEDDRLGAVDTPPLRHGRRGGVHHRSLFAVADARPGHGLAGPQHYPGSVPALFPGISDVPGDRGRAAQRRQ, from the coding sequence GTGGCAATAATTGTCTTTGCTAACAGGGATGACATATGCCATATTGAACATATGATCAGCGATAACTTAAAATACGTCATCCGTCAATTCGTCGAAAGGGTGTTGCCTGCCTGCAAACCACGGGAACTGGTTATCCCCACCGGCACCGGCAAAGTTGTCGGTCTGGCCGGCGTCAGACGGTCCGGCAAGACGTTCCTGTTCTTTGATGCCATCCAGAGGCTGGCATTGCAAAGGGTTGATCGTCGTCGGATCATGTATCTGAATTTCGAGGATGACCGGCTGGGAGCGGTGGATACGCCGCCTCTGCGACACGGAAGACGTGGAGGTGTTCATCACCGGAGCCTCTTCGCAGTTGCTGACGCGCGACCTGGCCACGGCCTTGCGGGGCCGCAGCATTACCCTGGAAGTGTTCCCGCTCTCTTTCCGGGAATATCTGATGTTCCGGGAGATCGAGGTCGTGCCGCACAGCGCCGACAATGA
- a CDS encoding DEAD/DEAH box helicase codes for MEEDYKEEQNQTANSQTMELEQPVRNGDEEHPENPLAAITLSDLSPRLQKACAMAGWTGLLPVQSQAVPYIMAGRNLMVQSQTGSGKTGAFLLPIIERINPQKKACQALVLVPTRELALQVSREAELLTEGSGLRTVVVYGGVKYEPQLEAIRAGAQLVVGTPGRILDHLLKGALKLDKLSIFVFDEADRMLSMGFYPDMKRVQQFLPKHPLNGCMFSATFSPFIIRLAEEFLGKADFLSLSRDHIHVANTAHLFYIVQGVQKERALIRIIEMENPISAIIFCNMRSTVHFVTVVLKRFGYDADELSSDLSQGDREKVMGRLRKGDLRFLVATDVAARGIDIPDLSHVFQYEPPEDPELYIHRAGRTGRVGASGTAITLAAGMEQFALKAIARSFNITDMEERKLPEENDVAEIVAQRVIAGLEADLRSRDNLERERMRRFISLGRTLSEAEEDSPLIAMLLDDYYNKTLHKAPQSPSISVAITAAVAPNGGAGKKRPRTRKPRRSSSGEGSAAAQQ; via the coding sequence ATGGAAGAGGATTATAAAGAGGAGCAAAATCAGACAGCAAATAGTCAAACAATGGAGTTGGAACAACCGGTGCGCAATGGCGATGAAGAACATCCGGAAAACCCGCTTGCCGCAATTACCCTTTCCGACCTTTCGCCGCGCCTCCAGAAGGCATGCGCGATGGCCGGCTGGACGGGATTGCTGCCGGTTCAGTCCCAGGCCGTTCCCTATATCATGGCCGGCAGGAATCTGATGGTGCAGTCGCAGACGGGGAGCGGCAAGACAGGCGCCTTTTTGCTGCCGATCATCGAGAGGATAAATCCGCAGAAAAAGGCGTGCCAGGCGCTGGTTCTGGTGCCGACAAGGGAGCTTGCCCTGCAGGTTTCCCGGGAAGCGGAGCTTTTAACCGAGGGGAGCGGACTCAGAACAGTCGTCGTTTATGGCGGCGTCAAATACGAACCCCAGCTTGAGGCCATTCGCGCCGGGGCGCAGCTTGTTGTCGGAACGCCGGGGCGCATTCTGGATCACCTCCTCAAAGGCGCCCTGAAGCTCGACAAATTGAGCATTTTCGTCTTCGACGAGGCAGACCGGATGCTTTCGATGGGGTTTTATCCGGACATGAAAAGGGTTCAGCAGTTTCTCCCCAAGCACCCCCTCAACGGGTGCATGTTTTCCGCGACCTTTTCGCCTTTTATCATCCGGCTGGCCGAGGAGTTTCTGGGCAAGGCGGATTTCCTCAGTCTGAGCCGCGACCATATCCATGTCGCCAATACAGCGCACCTTTTCTACATTGTTCAGGGAGTGCAGAAGGAACGGGCGCTGATAAGAATCATTGAGATGGAAAACCCGATTTCGGCAATCATATTTTGCAATATGCGCTCGACGGTCCATTTTGTCACCGTGGTGTTGAAACGCTTTGGCTACGATGCCGATGAACTCAGCTCCGATCTTTCCCAGGGCGACCGGGAAAAGGTCATGGGGAGGCTCCGCAAGGGCGACCTGCGTTTTCTGGTGGCAACCGACGTGGCAGCCCGGGGGATTGACATCCCCGATCTTTCCCATGTCTTTCAATATGAACCGCCGGAGGACCCGGAGCTCTACATCCACCGGGCGGGAAGAACCGGGCGGGTGGGGGCAAGCGGCACCGCGATTACCCTGGCGGCCGGGATGGAGCAGTTTGCGCTTAAGGCCATTGCTCGCAGTTTCAACATCACCGATATGGAAGAACGAAAACTCCCCGAGGAAAATGATGTCGCGGAGATCGTCGCCCAGCGGGTCATCGCCGGCCTGGAAGCTGATCTCCGGTCGCGCGACAACCTCGAGCGGGAAAGGATGCGGCGCTTCATTTCTCTGGGCAGAACCCTTTCCGAAGCGGAAGAAGATTCCCCGCTGATCGCGATGCTTCTGGATGATTACTACAACAAAACGCTGCACAAGGCGCCTCAGTCGCCGTCCATAAGCGTGGCGATAACCGCGGCGGTGGCGCCGAATGGCGGTGCAGGCAAAAAACGGCCGAGGACGAGAAAACCCCGGCGCAGTTCCTCCGGGGAGGGGTCAGCAGCCGCACAGCAATAG
- the ilvC gene encoding ketol-acid reductoisomerase has protein sequence MAKINFGGVWEDVVTSDEFPLDKARAVLSGETIAILGYGVQGPGQALNLRDNGIRVIVGQREGGATWEKAIRDGFVPGETLFSVEEAAKRGTIIEYLLSDAGQTQLWPIVKPCLTKGKTLYFSHGFSITYSKQTGVVPPADIDVILVAPKGSGRSVRNNFLDKSGINSSYAVFQDATGKATEKTMALGIAVGSGYLFPTTFEKEVFSDLTGERGVLMGCLAGVMEAQYNVLRKNGHSPSEAFNETVEELTQSLIRLVAEKGMDWMYANCSTTAQRGALDWKGPFRDAVAPTFEKLYESVRSGEETRIVLAANSAPDYREKLDTELETMKNSEMWQAGAAVRALRPENRK, from the coding sequence ATGGCAAAGATCAATTTTGGTGGCGTTTGGGAGGATGTTGTTACCTCGGATGAGTTTCCTTTGGACAAGGCGCGGGCGGTCCTCAGCGGGGAAACGATCGCGATTTTAGGCTACGGGGTGCAGGGTCCCGGCCAGGCTCTTAACCTCAGGGACAACGGGATTCGGGTGATTGTCGGACAGCGTGAGGGGGGCGCTACCTGGGAAAAGGCCATCCGCGACGGTTTCGTCCCCGGAGAAACCCTTTTTTCGGTAGAAGAGGCGGCGAAGCGGGGGACGATTATCGAGTATCTGCTCTCCGATGCCGGACAGACACAGCTTTGGCCCATTGTCAAACCGTGCCTGACCAAGGGTAAAACCCTTTATTTTTCTCACGGATTCTCAATTACGTACAGCAAGCAGACAGGCGTCGTTCCCCCGGCTGATATCGATGTGATTCTCGTGGCGCCCAAGGGTTCCGGCCGCTCGGTGAGAAACAATTTTCTCGACAAGAGCGGCATCAACTCCAGTTACGCCGTCTTCCAGGATGCCACCGGCAAGGCGACGGAAAAGACCATGGCCCTCGGCATCGCCGTCGGCTCCGGCTACCTTTTCCCGACGACGTTTGAGAAGGAAGTCTTCAGCGATCTGACCGGCGAGCGGGGCGTTTTGATGGGATGTCTTGCCGGCGTCATGGAAGCCCAGTACAACGTGTTGCGGAAAAACGGCCACAGCCCGAGCGAGGCGTTCAATGAAACGGTGGAAGAACTGACCCAGAGCCTGATCCGCCTGGTTGCGGAGAAGGGTATGGACTGGATGTACGCCAACTGCAGCACGACCGCCCAGCGCGGCGCCCTCGACTGGAAGGGCCCCTTCCGGGACGCCGTTGCCCCGACTTTCGAAAAGCTCTATGAAAGCGTCCGTTCCGGCGAGGAAACGCGGATTGTCCTTGCGGCAAACAGCGCCCCTGATTATCGGGAAAAACTCGACACCGAACTGGAGACGATGAAAAACAGCGAGATGTGGCAGGCGGGCGCCGCTGTCCGCGCGCTTCGTCCGGAAAACCGGAAATAA
- a CDS encoding zinc ribbon domain-containing protein — protein sequence MPIYEFYCENCNTVFNFFSRGVNTQAAPICPRCQGPLKRQMSLFAKVSRGKEESAGEEMPQLDEAKMEKAMAMLAGETEKMDENDPRQAAQLMRKLSDAAGISFGDGMEDALNRLEQGEDPDRIEEELGSLLEAEEPVLFNKKGSGRKRTAPCVDETLYDL from the coding sequence ATGCCAATTTATGAATTTTACTGTGAAAACTGCAACACCGTCTTTAATTTTTTCTCCCGGGGCGTAAACACGCAGGCAGCCCCCATCTGCCCGCGCTGCCAGGGTCCTCTGAAGCGGCAGATGTCTCTCTTCGCAAAGGTCTCCAGGGGCAAAGAAGAATCCGCCGGCGAGGAAATGCCGCAACTCGACGAGGCGAAGATGGAAAAGGCGATGGCGATGCTGGCCGGCGAGACTGAGAAAATGGACGAAAACGATCCGCGCCAGGCGGCGCAGTTGATGAGGAAGCTGAGCGACGCCGCGGGAATCTCCTTCGGCGACGGCATGGAAGATGCCCTGAACCGTTTGGAGCAGGGGGAAGATCCGGACCGCATTGAAGAGGAGTTGGGCTCGCTTCTGGAGGCGGAGGAGCCGGTTTTATTCAATAAAAAAGGGAGCGGCCGAAAAAGAACCGCTCCTTGCGTTGACGAAACCCTGTACGACCTCTGA
- the typA gene encoding translational GTPase TypA codes for MRKEKIRNIAIISHVDHGKTTLVDGLLRQTGTFRENQVIEERVMDSMELEKERGITIMAKNTAILYKDVKINVVDTPGHADFGGEVERSLNMVDGAILLVDASEGPLPQTRFVLKKALARGLPIILIINKIDRPDARIEEVINEVYDLFIDLDATEKQIEFPILYTNAKKGVAHVKLGDNSNDMTPLFQAIVTSIPGPEADDAAVPQFLVTNLDYDSYVGQLAVGRLMNGVLELRQAYTLCGENGATQAVKFSALYTFVGMKKVAVEKIEAGDIAAFAGVENLNIGDTISSLENPQPLPRINVDEPTVSMLFFVNNGPMAGREGKFLTSRHIKDRLERETLRNVAVRIKPTERADAFEVCGRGELQMAIIIETMRREGYEFMVSKPRVITKMQGGKEFEPVERVFIDVPEEFIGVLSEKLAARKGRMVSLVNKGSGRVNLEFIVPSRGLIGFRSHFLTDTKGSGVMNTLLEGYEPWAGPIPQRLTGALVADRPGKTTAYACHAMADRGELIISPGTEVYAGMVVGERNRTVDIDVNIVKEKKLTNMRASTSDQTVILRPARLMSLDVCIEFIAEDELVEITPGSIRLRKADLSAHSRPTVK; via the coding sequence ATGAGAAAAGAAAAAATACGCAATATCGCCATCATATCCCATGTTGACCACGGCAAGACAACGCTTGTGGATGGGCTTTTACGGCAGACCGGCACGTTTCGCGAGAATCAGGTCATCGAGGAGCGCGTCATGGATTCCATGGAGCTCGAAAAAGAGCGGGGAATCACGATCATGGCCAAAAACACGGCGATTCTTTACAAGGATGTGAAAATAAATGTCGTTGACACCCCCGGCCATGCCGACTTCGGCGGCGAGGTCGAGCGGAGTCTCAATATGGTGGATGGGGCGATTCTCCTCGTTGACGCGAGCGAAGGACCCCTTCCCCAGACCCGCTTTGTGCTGAAAAAGGCCCTGGCGCGCGGACTCCCGATCATTCTGATCATCAACAAGATTGACCGCCCGGATGCGCGAATCGAGGAGGTAATCAACGAGGTTTACGACCTTTTCATCGATCTCGACGCCACGGAAAAGCAGATCGAGTTTCCGATTCTCTACACAAACGCCAAAAAGGGCGTCGCCCACGTCAAATTGGGGGATAATTCTAACGACATGACGCCGCTCTTTCAGGCGATAGTGACGTCCATCCCCGGGCCGGAGGCGGACGACGCGGCGGTTCCGCAGTTTCTGGTAACTAATCTGGATTACGACTCCTACGTCGGGCAGCTTGCCGTCGGGCGTCTGATGAACGGCGTTCTGGAACTCCGCCAGGCCTATACCCTTTGCGGCGAAAATGGCGCAACACAAGCTGTTAAATTTTCAGCCCTTTATACGTTTGTCGGCATGAAGAAGGTGGCCGTCGAAAAAATAGAGGCCGGCGATATCGCCGCCTTTGCCGGGGTGGAGAATCTGAATATCGGCGACACGATTTCCTCGCTGGAAAACCCCCAGCCCCTGCCGCGAATCAACGTTGATGAGCCGACGGTGTCGATGCTATTTTTTGTCAACAACGGGCCGATGGCCGGTCGGGAGGGGAAATTCCTCACCTCCCGCCATATCAAGGACAGGCTGGAACGGGAAACCCTGCGCAATGTGGCGGTCCGGATCAAGCCGACGGAACGGGCAGACGCCTTCGAGGTTTGCGGGCGGGGGGAGTTGCAGATGGCGATCATCATCGAGACCATGCGTCGGGAAGGGTATGAGTTCATGGTTTCGAAGCCCCGCGTCATCACCAAAATGCAGGGCGGCAAGGAGTTCGAACCGGTGGAAAGGGTGTTTATCGATGTCCCGGAGGAGTTTATCGGGGTGCTGTCCGAGAAACTGGCGGCGCGCAAGGGGCGGATGGTCAGTCTCGTCAACAAGGGCAGCGGGCGGGTGAACCTCGAATTCATCGTCCCGTCGCGGGGGCTCATTGGCTTCCGGAGCCATTTTCTGACCGATACGAAAGGCTCCGGGGTAATGAACACGCTGCTTGAAGGCTACGAGCCATGGGCCGGTCCCATCCCTCAGCGGCTGACCGGCGCGCTTGTTGCCGACCGTCCGGGGAAAACGACCGCCTATGCCTGCCATGCGATGGCCGATCGCGGCGAGCTGATTATTTCCCCCGGCACGGAGGTTTATGCCGGGATGGTTGTCGGGGAGCGCAACCGCACGGTGGATATTGACGTCAACATCGTCAAGGAGAAAAAGCTGACCAACATGAGGGCTTCGACTTCCGATCAGACGGTAATCCTGCGCCCGGCGCGGCTCATGTCGCTCGATGTGTGCATCGAGTTTATCGCTGAAGACGAGTTGGTGGAGATTACGCCGGGAAGCATCCGCCTCAGAAAGGCCGATCTTTCCGCCCATTCCCGGCCCACGGTAAAATAA
- the ilvN gene encoding acetolactate synthase small subunit yields the protein MAVQEHIISLLVNNQPGVLSRIAGVFSSKGYNIRSLCVAETTNPDVSRITLTSRADRDFTDKIKKQLDRLVDIVSVTDLTDIPSVKRELMIIGLRIKEENRREILRAIDLFGCKIVAMDEDYLILEVTANTDKTAAILKFFEPFGVEEMNRTGAIAVFRQPSGR from the coding sequence ATGGCAGTTCAGGAACATATCATTTCGTTGCTCGTCAACAACCAGCCCGGGGTGCTCTCCCGGATTGCCGGCGTCTTTTCCAGCAAGGGCTACAATATACGGAGCCTCTGCGTCGCCGAAACGACCAATCCCGATGTTTCGCGGATCACGCTTACCAGTCGGGCGGACAGGGATTTCACCGACAAGATCAAAAAACAGCTCGACCGGCTGGTCGATATCGTTTCGGTGACCGATCTGACCGATATCCCTTCCGTCAAGCGGGAGCTGATGATCATCGGTCTGCGCATCAAGGAGGAAAACCGCCGGGAGATTCTCCGGGCAATCGATCTGTTCGGCTGCAAAATCGTCGCGATGGATGAGGATTATCTGATTTTGGAAGTTACAGCCAATACCGACAAGACTGCGGCGATACTCAAATTTTTCGAACCGTTCGGGGTGGAGGAGATGAATCGCACCGGGGCGATTGCCGTTTTCCGACAGCCGTCCGGCCGGTAA
- a CDS encoding aldehyde ferredoxin oxidoreductase family protein: MKGNTGKIININLSTRSIAIETLPEEWYRLYIGGSGLAAKIFQERGDFSLDPLAPEAMLIFMNGPFAGLKLSGASRGSVAGCSPLTGHWGDSSCGGYFAPELRYCGFDGLVVTGRAAEPSLISIEGEQVTLLPAAQYWGRGTEEATRLLKEGFGKDSRSMMIGPAGENGVKFANIIHEGQNAAGRAGFGALMGAKNLKAVVVKARKKEMALADAEGYEILRGDLNGRINDALASSVLRENGTAANLIGGVYSGDVPVKNWTSNFWEEAAEALNGTTLTEKYLTRRTGCLYCGIACKRIVEVKEEPFAVPEGGGPEYETIVAFGTLLGSLDLAATCKASRLCNDSGVDTISCGATIAWAMEAFEKGDLTREDTGGLALHWGDMTAVLDILLPAIVKKEGKLGALLAEGSREAARRLGKGLDYTAQSKGLEAPMHDPRGGGYGLALTYAMSARGTCHVADPMLFIEMGARYYPEIGFEYILEPQSEKDKAAAAAVSVALGAIENSACFCQFADAEVTIPDWLALFKTVAGYEWDAEEFLRAGRRIFYLKRLINGRYGLSGKDDDLTPRMRAPGSGGEADGARFDLEKMKARFYEIMKIDPESGLPTKAALADCGMADELDKLTAECP; the protein is encoded by the coding sequence ATGAAAGGCAATACCGGAAAGATCATCAACATCAACCTCAGTACACGCTCGATCGCAATAGAAACACTGCCCGAGGAATGGTATCGTCTCTACATCGGCGGCAGCGGACTGGCGGCCAAAATCTTCCAGGAGCGGGGGGACTTCTCCCTTGATCCGTTGGCTCCCGAGGCGATGCTGATCTTCATGAACGGCCCGTTTGCCGGTTTGAAACTGTCCGGCGCGAGCCGCGGCAGCGTCGCCGGCTGCTCCCCCCTCACCGGACACTGGGGGGATTCCTCCTGCGGCGGTTATTTCGCGCCGGAGCTGCGCTATTGCGGTTTTGACGGTCTGGTTGTTACCGGGAGAGCGGCTGAACCTTCCCTGATCAGCATCGAGGGCGAGCAGGTCACGCTTCTGCCGGCTGCCCAGTATTGGGGACGCGGCACGGAGGAGGCGACAAGATTGCTCAAGGAGGGTTTCGGCAAGGACAGCCGTTCGATGATGATCGGACCGGCCGGGGAAAACGGCGTGAAGTTCGCCAATATCATTCATGAGGGGCAAAACGCGGCCGGCCGGGCGGGATTCGGGGCGCTGATGGGCGCCAAGAACCTCAAGGCGGTCGTCGTCAAGGCACGCAAAAAGGAGATGGCGCTTGCCGACGCCGAAGGGTACGAAATCCTCCGGGGAGATCTGAACGGACGGATAAACGACGCCTTGGCCTCGAGCGTCTTGCGCGAAAACGGCACTGCGGCGAATCTGATCGGCGGCGTTTACAGCGGCGATGTCCCGGTTAAAAACTGGACTTCCAATTTCTGGGAGGAGGCCGCGGAGGCGCTTAACGGGACAACGCTTACGGAAAAATATCTGACGCGGCGCACCGGCTGCCTGTACTGCGGGATTGCCTGCAAGCGGATTGTCGAGGTGAAGGAGGAGCCGTTTGCGGTGCCGGAAGGAGGAGGACCGGAATACGAGACAATCGTCGCCTTCGGCACGCTGCTGGGGTCGCTGGATTTGGCCGCAACCTGCAAGGCCAGCCGGCTCTGCAACGATTCCGGGGTGGATACAATCTCCTGCGGGGCGACGATCGCCTGGGCGATGGAGGCCTTTGAGAAGGGCGATCTGACCCGGGAGGACACAGGCGGACTGGCGCTGCACTGGGGAGACATGACGGCGGTGCTTGATATTCTGCTGCCGGCAATCGTCAAAAAAGAGGGAAAATTGGGCGCACTTTTGGCGGAGGGCAGCCGGGAGGCGGCCCGCAGACTGGGCAAGGGGCTCGACTACACCGCGCAGAGCAAGGGGCTCGAAGCGCCGATGCACGACCCCCGGGGGGGTGGTTACGGGCTGGCCTTGACCTACGCGATGAGCGCTCGCGGGACGTGCCATGTCGCCGATCCGATGCTGTTTATAGAAATGGGCGCCCGCTACTATCCGGAGATCGGCTTCGAGTACATCCTGGAGCCGCAGTCAGAAAAAGACAAGGCAGCGGCGGCCGCGGTTTCCGTGGCGCTGGGGGCGATCGAAAACAGCGCCTGTTTCTGCCAGTTTGCCGATGCCGAGGTGACGATTCCGGATTGGCTTGCCCTCTTCAAAACCGTTGCCGGTTACGAGTGGGATGCCGAAGAATTCCTGAGGGCGGGACGGCGGATTTTCTACCTGAAGCGGCTGATCAACGGCCGCTACGGTTTGAGCGGGAAGGACGATGATTTAACCCCGCGGATGCGGGCGCCGGGAAGCGGCGGCGAGGCGGATGGCGCCCGTTTTGATCTGGAAAAGATGAAGGCGCGTTTCTATGAAATTATGAAAATAGATCCCGAAAGCGGCCTGCCGACAAAAGCGGCGCTGGCAGATTGCGGCATGGCCGATGAACTCGACAAGCTTACCGCAGAATGTCCATAA